In Plectropomus leopardus isolate mb unplaced genomic scaffold, YSFRI_Pleo_2.0 unplaced_scaffold23788, whole genome shotgun sequence, one DNA window encodes the following:
- the slc25a46 gene encoding solute carrier family 25 member 46, translating into ELSLWTDRPLVSPQSEIVRDDSSSGLLDCVREGLTRLLGVGAPHSRRLLPLSSLLLPAALHAVLRYAIAASVQRVALWLHQRGRKQRVEPSNPLDAYFPELAAAWAGSLVADVALFPLETALHRLGLQGTRTIIDATDGAAAAVGNGGSPLVLPVNTQYDGFSDCLHHIRRKEGAAGFYRGFGALAVQYALHGALLAAARTLLRLLLLEGRAS; encoded by the coding sequence GACTCGTCCTCTGGCCTGCTGGATTGTGTCCGTGAGGGTTTGACGCGTCTGTTGGGCGTCGGCGCTCCTCACAGCCGCCGCCTGCTTCCTCTCAGCTCTCTGCTGCTTCCTGCCGCGCTGCATGCCGTCCTGCGCTACGCCATCGCCGCCTCTGTCCAGCGGGTGGCGCTGTGGCTGCACCAGCGGGGCAGGAAGCAGCGGGTGGAGCCGTCCAACCCCTTGGACGCCTACTTCCCCGAGCTGGCGGCGGCGTGGGCAGGGTCCCTGGTTGCGGACGTGGCGTTGTTTCCCCTGGAGACGGCGCTGCACCGCCTCGGCCTGCAGGGCACGCGCACCATTATCGATGCCACTGACGGTGCGGCAGCCGCCGTGGGGAACGGTGGCAGCCCGCTGGTCCTCCCCGTCAACACGCAGTACGACGGCTTCTCCGACTGCCTCCACCACATCCGCCGCAAGGAGGGCGCCGCCGGCTTCTACCGTGGCTTCGGGGCGCTGGCGGTGCAGTACGCGCTGCACGGAGCGCTGCTCGCCGCGGCCAGGACGCtactgaggctgctgctgctggagggcCGCGCCAGCTAG